TACAGAGTCATAAGTGAACCTGATTACCCTATTTTGCAGCCTATGACCCTAAATATCAGCCCACTTCCTATATGGGGTTAAGCTTACAGCCTTTAATGTTATGCAGACAGGCTTGAGTTTTGCCCCTTGCTGTTAAGGTGTATTGCTAAGCTTTGGTCATTGAAATACACAAGTAACAATAAAAGAGAGAGCCTTTATCCTCTTATGTGTATATAGAGATTGATGAAAAGGTATATAAAAGCTTGggactcctcctcatcctctcctctcctcctcttctacattcctctcctttacctcctcctctacctccacctcttcctcctgctcctcgtcctcttcctcctcctcctcctcgtcctcctcctcttctccttgcctctcctttcctctaccccctcttccccctcctcctcttcctcttgctcctcctcctcctcctcctgggttaACTTCACTTCTAACTTTCTCTGGTTTTGCTTTCAGACCAAGGCCTCCTGGTCCCCCGCTCTTGCCCCCTGGGTCAGTCTCTTTGTCAGTTTATTTTCCTCATTGTTGGTGTCATGTGTcagtgttgttgtgttggtgtcaTTCAGAGCTGGCCCCCGTGCTCTCAAGAGTTCACAATTGTATAAAGACATTGCAGGAGGAGGTTTATAGattgggtgtgggtgtttgtgtgtgtgtgtgtgtgtgtgtgtgtgtgtgtgtgtgtgtgtgttagttgtaTTTATTTGGTTGTGATATACTGGGAGAGAGCTGTATTTGTGATGTCCTGCCTCCaaatatcagtgtgtgtgtgtgtgtgtttatttagttGTGATATACTGAGAGAGAGCTATATTTATGCTGTCCAGTCTTCaaatttcagtgtgtgtgtgtgtgtgtgtgtgtttaatttaccTAGTTATGATATACAGGAAGAGAGCTACATTTGCTCTGTCCCGTCTTCaaatttcagtgtgtgtgtgtgtgtgtgtgttagtgtataTAACCATCCGTTCAGTAGTCAGTGTGAGCATTCCATCATCCACTGACTAAAGTGTCACCCTTTGTCCCCCAGGATGACATGGGCTGGTGTGGCAGCGTTGGGGTGAGCACGAGCCTGGTGGGCAGCAGCACGGGTGAGGCCCCGCAGTCCCCCAACAACTCAGCCACCTCGTCACGCTCCTCCGGGTGTGAGTCCAATCCTGAGGAGGCCTGCCAGCCTCACCCTGGCATGAGAGGTGAGGACATCAATACTGTAGCaattgtttcttctttgttttttcttctttgtttttaatGTAAAGAGAACACTCCGAGGCCCAAACATGATGCCCAGAAAGATGCTGCCCCTACAAAGGTGACAGAAGTAGCACCTTTAAAGAAAATACCAGTTTAGTTCAGGAGTTGTCTCAGTACTtaccttgaaagagttcaggaaggaggaaatacaaacaaagggagacagttcagagtttaccagtgaaggcaTGAAAAAATGAAGGTCCTTGTTATCTCCTGCAGTAGGAAGTTGATGGAAATAAGAATTAGTTTGAGTACAGAGTCTCGTATAGCAAGGCCATGGGAGGGGTGGCAGCACActgttagcaagctcagaagattAGTGAATATGCATGAAAATATTAAGGAAAGCAACAGCGGCAAACTTTGAGTAGGTAGATGACGGGTGAATAGAGAAtatgagaggaggggaaaagactGGCAAATATATGAAGCACCAAAAGCCTTCATAAAGAATAGGTGCAAGAATATAAATCCAAAACCAGGCACACACTAACTGTCTCCCTCTGCAgatgtgggcgtgtggctcaagTCGCTGCGGCTACACAAGTACTCGCCTCTGCTGTGCAACCTGACCTACGACGAGCTGCTGGCGCTGGACGAGGCAACGCTGGAGACGCAGGGGGTGACCAAGGGGGCGCGACACAAGATTGTCCTCTCCATCAACAAGCTGAAGGAGCGGCACACACAGCTAGTCCAGATTGAGAAGGTAAAGATGGAAACATTTGCCTCTTGCCCCCCCcaaccttttatttattatttttgttgttactgGAATGAGAAACAGCTCGAGGGCAAAACAAAGAGTGGATATAAAAaggccagctctctctctctctctgcaaatatTCACCCAAAAATGATCGGTTGGGGTGagcatgctggttaactcttgcatagtcaGTTGGACAGCATTGGGATGAGCTTATTGATGTTTGCGATGGAGCAGTGTCTCAgggccccttttttttttttttttttttttttttttttttgagctgcctcccttgatataacacaaaaaaaaacacacagcCATGGTAgttattttccctgttttccatcttttttccctcAGGAGGTGATGAGTGGCGGGCACCTGTTGTCCTGCCTCAACGAACTCAAAGCAATCATCCTCACGCCCTTCCCCCCCTACACCCCCCCGGCAGACggccctccccctcacccccaccaccaccccagcctGCAGCCACAACACCAGCAGCCAGTCAACACTACCGCCCTagactcccttccctccaccaccaccaccacctccacctcagctgccacctcctctacctccacatcctctccctccacctcatcctcatcctcctccactgttgtcgcttcatccttcccctccatcaccactgcccccacctcctccactacctcctccctctccacctccaatTCCTCGTCCATGTGTTCCCTGcgcggggaggagaaggagctgCAGAAGGAGGACGCCCCGAGACCTTCCCCCCTGGAGCCAGACAACAGCAGCACCATCGCAGAGAATGACCTCCCGTCCCAATTCACCCGGGTCATGGGCAAAGGTGAGGGGCGTCAGGGAAGTGACCACCATAAAGGCAAGAGGGGTTTTGCTCTAAAAATTAAATACTATATCTTTGTTATTGATTATGGGTCTTATCAAGGTATATTTCTGTGTCTGGCCTGTGTTTTGAGGGCAGAAAGTCTCTAAGCTAAAGGTTCTTTGAAGGAGTTCATATGgatgtttaacctggtagcatcggggatcatgtttcttaatggtccctctaagcgagaaaaatgagtaaaaatcatcactcacacaaaccatttcataatacatatcaaagcatttgtgatcagtttatgcatcatctattttgggggtttatatcatggcacaaatttggcctgtcgctgctacacggtaaagccacaaatttggctcgtcgctgctactgggttaatgatcCATGAGTATCCTTAGGTGAAGCTCTGTATAAGAAGTGAATCAAGTGCCTGAGAAAGGGTTTTAGGAATATAACCCTTGTAAGAATGAAGGCATGACTGTAATGGtggtattctcaaacatttcgatgCCCAAgtactcacatatttgacaagactttcatagagtttcttagtatttccaggggcagttttatgaccctggtggtagtttgacccttctgtaccatgaacctaaaaaacaaacCTCATTTTAATCcgattgatctcatttttggcctttggaaatagttgatgtgagaggcagaagtgTCTAAAAATACTTACCTGTGTGTTCTTCTTGAGGAGGTCACCTGACTAACATTGGTCTTGTCACCCTACAGTTTGCACTCAGCTGCTGGTGAGTGTGAGGCTGGAGGACGAGTGTGTGAGTGCATTCCTGGGCCTGGTGGAGAAGTGTGTGAGCCACGAGGCCTTCACACCCACGCAGATCAGGCGGCTGCAGTCTTGGAAGCAGCAGATCATCCGTGTGTGGCATCCGCTGCCCCCCAAGACCAAGGACACCCGGCACAACCGCAGGTCCGTCACACGCTGAAAACCCTTGTCTGTGAACATGGTGGCTTGTCaaatacacacatgcacacacatacacaattacTGCCAACAGGTTCTAtgggttgtattataagacatttcactgcccaagaacacatatttgacaaggctttcgtaggagttgtgggcatttatcCAGAGTAGTTATGACCCCCCCtggtgtagtttgacccttcctctgtaccagaacctgaagaaacactcattagaactctacTGATCCCCACAATTACTGCCAACAGGTTCTATGGgctgtattataagacatttcactgcccaagaacacatatttgacaaggctttcgtaggagttgtgggcatttccaggagtagttttatgaccctggtggtagtttgacccttcctctgtaccagaacctgaagaaacactcattagaactctacTGATCCCCACAATTACTGCCAACAGGTTCTATGAgttgtattacaagacattttgctgcccaagaacacatatttgacaaggctttcgtaggagttgtgggcatttccaggagtagttttatgaccctggtggtagtttgacccttcctctgtaccagaacctgaagaaacactcattagaactctactgatcccctctttgacctttagaaatagttgatgtgagaaccaaaagtgtcttaaaataccaacccATATTTACACTTTTCTTTACTGCCCTTGACTTATTTATTGCACAAAGACCAGCAGACTCATGAAAATCAAAGTAAAGGTTAGTCTACTTCATATTCGCAGCCGGACAAAATATTCAGCATTTTTTCAGCCTTCTTTCAAGGTGGCCAAATATTCAATCCCTGTAATCATCCCCACAGGTGGAGTCAGCAGTATGGTGGGGACGGTTTTCTGGGTGGATCGTTTAGGGTCCCTCGCGTGGGTGGGCAGCGCCACACCCACCTCCCCACGGGCCTGCTGGTGGGGGGCAAGGCCTTCCCCACACATCAGACCCACCAGCTCTTCCCCCtcccacctgctgctgctgctgctgtcagtCTTGGGGGCCTCATGAGTCCACGGAACAGCCTGCCAGGTCTTCCCTCTCTAGGCGTAGGGGGACTTCTCTCCCCTCAGCAGTTCCTCGCCAAGCGGCCCTCACTGCAGGAGACGCCCTCAGAGGTGAGTGTGGCTGAGTGAGTTCATGCCAAACCCTATGTAAGCTACCTACAGGGGGTGAACACTGCATGGTAGGGGATAACAGTAATGATACTTTGTCCCATTGACTCTGGCAACGGCAAGGCTCCCGTGGCAACACTGTTTTTTCTTAACCACTAACCTGCTTACCGTGACACCATGAAGTGGGCCATTTCATCAGATATTTTTTGGTAATCGTCATTTAGTTATAATTTTGATGACAAAGTGTACCTATTGTTTGTATTCCTTATCCCACTTGGGAAAACCACATTTCAATGAGTGTGTCGTATCATAACCTGAAGAAGCAGCTGTTGGCATATGCGAGAGTCATGACAAAGTTGTTGCCTCAGGGTGAGCATTATTGTTGACAGACCTGCTGGGATGGACTACAGTTACTGATAGTGGTAGACTGTGTACACTGTAGCTGTTTGGGAGCCTCCAGTCACCACCGGGCCCTCTAACATGTTGGGGTTTTAGCACACTGTGTATGGTTATTGGAAGAAGTGGATAGGAACTTGTTATTTAAAATGGTGGACAATGTAGGTTGTAAGTGTCTAGAATACTGTTGAGCCATCACCAGGTCTGCTACATGTAAGGGTTCTGAACACTGTATGGTCATTAGAAGTAGTGTGTAGTAGCTGTTGGCATGAGGGAAGCATGACATACACCTTGGCATCATCTGCACCACCTGTAGTATGCAAAACTCTAGAATTGTATTTCATAACTTGGGGCGCTAATAATGTTAACCTTCAGTAAGGTTGAGGAACACTCCCTAGGTATGAGTGTCATGGATTTGGGTCAGGAATCATTGCCACCACTCTTAGCAGCCCTCATGTATTTGTCTATATGCAGGAGTTGTCTTATACTTTTAAAAACATGAGGGAAAATGAATAGCGTCACCTACGTCAGGGCCAACGGGTTATGGAATAGGGCGGCCAATTCCTTTTCTGCTGCCTCTATCCTCCCTAGTCACGGATAACCCGGTGCCCATTGAGTGGCCAGGGTCAGTCAGGGCTAGAGCAGCAGCAACAGTGCCTGTGTTTCACTGCTGTGGTTCAGAGTGCAGCACTAAGGATAGCCAGGCCAGGCAGGACTTACCTCAGCACCAGAAGCAGCAACTGTATGATACTGTTCCCTCCCCAGCTGAGGCCTCACATCACCCTGCAGCGGACAAGATCAGCCCCCTCGCGGCCCCACCAGCTGCCCCTGTCTGGCCCTGCACGCACCGGCCCcatcccgccccctccccccaccaccactccctccacctccctttccctgaGCACCAGCGCCTGTGGAGACCTGCGGCTCCCCGGAGGTTCAAGCACCGTTCTGGAGCCCCACTTCTCCCCCAGGGCATCTTACTCCCACCTGGGGCCGCCGCCCTCCTCGCCCGACCCGGCTGATAACGACATCACCGACCGCCTCGAATCTCTGTGTCTCTCGGTGACGGAGCACGCGCTGGGCTGAGCGTCTCTGGCACACCCGTGGCCTTCCATCCTGCTGCAGTGTTAGTCGATGCTTCCAGGCGAGCCCGTTGCAGGGTAGCACAGTATTAACAAGGAACAGAGAATTCCGCCGGCCAGCTTGAGATAGGCAACAAGCCATTCATGTCAAACATACACTTGATTATTATTTCCCACACGGCCATCCACACACCATATTTATTCAAATAAGTCTCATGAAGGTGCCTTTTTCTGCAtgaaggccacacacacacaccatcagagCCTCACACCTTCCTTTGTCACTCATGAGAGCAGCGCGAGACACAGCAGCTGCAACGCCTTGTGGATGGAGCTCTCGTACGTGGCAGCGTCTAGTGCGTCCACCACTCCGCCGACCCACCACGTGCTTGCTGTGCTGCTAAACCACCCAGGAACCGTGTAAAAAGCATATCCTTTGCTGTGCAGGGATGCCGTGCCCAGCTGTGCTTGGCAGTGGCTTAGATGACCTCCTGTGTGGCACCGGGCAGCCAGCATTCactgggaaggagaaagggagagagaggcgagggcCCAAGGCCATATGTCTCTCTCACCAGACTCCCCTTGTTCTTGACACACtgtatttcctgtgtgtgtgtgtgtgtgtgtgtgtgtttgtttgtttgtttgagagagagtgagtgagagagaaacagacacagacaagacacacacTCAGTGGTGGCAAACACTCTCAGAATGGCTGCCTTGCTCAGGAGCAGGTTTGCCTCTGGAAGAAAAAGTTTGCCAAATTCAAAGTCTTTCAATAGAAACGGTCATCACCTGCTTGTGAGAATCTTTTATCATGAAGTGGGAATTAAACACAGCCCCTTGCAGCCTTACTTTATTTTGACTGATCTCAGAAAAGGTCCCGAGACTAACTTTTGGctcaaaaaataatacaatatatGGAGACTTAAACAAGGCCAGTCCACTTACTCTTGGTAGCTCTTACAGCCTGCCCTCCCCATCCTTCAATGAGTCTGTCCTCAATTTGAAACTTATATTGTATTTACATTGACTACATGGCTACAAATACAAATCCCAGCACAGGAAGGGGCTCAGCTTGTGTCTGTGACACCCTGATGCCTGGCAGCTTCTAGTGTTGCCAATTCAGAATCCACCACAAACTTTAGCCAGTTTTGCAGACTCTAAGGTTGTGGCAAATTTCATTTCATTTGATACACAAAAAACTTTAAAAGgcaatttacaaaatacacctattGGATTAGTGCCACCATGCTTGGCCCACTTATAAATATTTAGTGCCCTTATGAAGGTATCCCATGTACTTCTCAAATTATATGAATGCATTTAAAAGAAAAAGGCTAattttactactattgctactactactactttttaaaaACTGAAATTGATCCTTCACTGAACCTAACTTTATGAGATCAACTTTTCCATGAGTATAAACAGAACTGACTatgccactgtgtgtgtgtgtgttcgtgtgtgtgtgtgtgtgtgtgttcgtgtgcgtgtgtgttgaggTGCTCGCTCCAGCCTGGCCTGGACCGAGGCACCAGCACAAGATAGAAGCTCCCAGAGGCATTATACAACCCCCATGCCGAGTGCTTTTTCATTGACTGTATTTAAGTCTGTATCCGCTGTAGATAACGTAGCTTGTGTCAAAAACTTGAGTGATAACTGCTGTTAATAAAGTATAGCTTGTGATGACAACTGGAGTGAGCAGACaccaaccttttttttctatgaAGGAGTCAGGCAAAGGGCAGCAAACTCAGAAGTGAACAAACCCTTGAACACTGGCTGCTACTGTATAAAGGAACAGTAGATACTAAAGGATTGATTCACTTTGGTCTGACAGGCGTCTTGACACTACCCCTCTGGAAGGAGTTTAAATtcacaggaaggaggaagtacagaGCTGTGTGAAGCTTCCCAAACACTCACCACAGGACATCAAACTATTATTTCTGAGTATCTAGTGTGATAGTCTCAAGACATTGTACACTGTTATTTTTAGTTCATTAAAGTTATTTCAGATGAGCATTCCTGAACTTTTCTTAACCCTCGTCGTGTTGGAAATGGAGGCTGattgagtcgtgtgtgtgtgtgtgtgtgtatgtgtgtgtgtgtattcagtcGATAATGTGTTTTTATAATGTACTAATTCATGAGTATATTCAAAGTATTTCTACACATTCACTTGGCAgatcattttcttcccatttccgaTAATACCAGTCTGCCAGGTGCTGTTCCTTACGAGCCCAAATAGACTTAGTAATTGTAGTTGAAGTATGTTGCAAAGTAGTTTAGAAAGTGCCATTGGTGTTTAATGGGTAGTTACTCCCATCTCTTGGTAAGGGAGAGAATACAGCCAATAGTCTTGAGAGTAGATGACATGTAAGTTGTGTCACCTATTCTTGAGATGCATGGCTGTGTACATCATGGTAGTGTGTGGGTGGCGTTGTCTTTGCATGCTCAGTACAAGGGATTCAGGTAAGTCATTCATGCTTTTTGTTTGCATTCATAAATTGTGTCATTGCCAtgtgcattttttcttttcatttttcatacatGCAGATTTTTGAAGTTTTAAAAGTGTTATATGGTTACATTGCTTGAGTTTGCTTCTGTTGGCaattttttcttgtttcatgTATTTTTAAGCACAAGctcatatgtgtatgtgtgtgtgtgtgcgtgcagccCTTAGCACAGGTAGGCTTGAAGGGCACTGGTAGGCCCATTGTGGCCCAGACAGATTCTCTTCCAGCTCATGTCATAGTTTCTTGCATCCTGCCCCCCACGGCTCAGTGATGGGATAGttatggtgatggagatggtgatagTGAGTTACTTTCCTTGTAGAAAAGGCAATCCAAGGGCTGAGGAAACTGGAAAACAAAATGCTGCTTCAGGAAAGATAAGTAGAAGCTAAAAGGAGATTTATCAATGATGTTTGAGCGGTGTCTTgacactcccctcttgaaagattACAAGTCATAGGAAGTGCAATGGAAGGAAGGCTGCTATAGAGTGTATTAATGAAAGAGATGATCAACTGAAGatacttgttaactcttgcagtagaatgttggacagcacagggatgagcttgagtagaaagtcttcaGCAGTGAGCTCTTTAGAGGGGTGGAGAGTTGTTAAGATGATTAACCGCTGACTGTTTGAGAGCCACACGTGAGATTCATGCTCCTTACAGggcttttgtatatagtttgcaTCTGGGAGGATGAGAATGCATGTAAGGCTCCAAccctggtgccctgtgcattatcAAACATAATCAGAAATAACTGGTGGAGACAACACCAAAAACCGGGCCTTGAGGAAACCGACTTGAGCATATTGAATTACACAGAGACAGACTTGCCGAAGGGATCTCCAAAACACTTGCTTAATAAAATTCATGATACAATTGTTTATTGCCATGAAGGGACAGAACAAAAAGCTGACAGAATAATGGGGACAAAACACAGAGTATATAGCTACTTCAGAGTAGTTGTCTTGGCGTGGAGAAAGCGTTCCTTCAAGATGGTTACCTGTAGCTAATGTCACGTGTCATGTTATGCCTAATAATACTGTGCTGGGTTTCGTGCTGGTCCCCAGTAGTACTGTGTTGTTTTGTATTCTCATAATTCAGTGAAATGTATTCCATTCATTTTATTACAGTTTTCTATCATTCCTTTTAACGGCCTCAGACAGGCCTCAGGACCAGGTCATCGTTTGAAGGCTGCAGAGGCATGTCAGCACTCCGTTGTGTAGGATAAGTACAGAAAAAATTTCACTATGTGCACCCTATATACGTGTTTAAAAGTGACTTATAAGATTTATTCTTGAGGTTGTAATCCTTGTGTAGGGGGTCAGTTATTCTTGGGTGCTACTCGTCTGAAGGGTGATTTTATTACACAC
This DNA window, taken from Eriocheir sinensis breed Jianghai 21 chromosome 53, ASM2467909v1, whole genome shotgun sequence, encodes the following:
- the LOC126983350 gene encoding protein Smaug homolog 2-like isoform X1, which encodes MMRHGAVCAGAGVCLAPWHSLASGVEWGMKWSSGQGMGRGLGSGRFRDQVVGLGCLWEAWTEAEQVVVVYSLIRRLPPVPARFLLNLLNHAAAHDPAHDLSTTEANANDPAWVSQLADGKDSGASDLLHHLPLLRPANTDAKMQYLSLIPKVLAQAVASAGSQQSTALENARQLLSYTLIHPAVTVEERRALTHWLRALEERLAEHRRHPPPPPPTHSTLIHTHTHTHPREGFPSATTTTTTTTTTSSSNNTNASNNNSSSGTGGHDQSHSGSLGPAKSRWSSDASVVLPPDTGQTKASWSPALAPWDDMGWCGSVGVSTSLVGSSTGEAPQSPNNSATSSRSSGCESNPEEACQPHPGMRDVGVWLKSLRLHKYSPLLCNLTYDELLALDEATLETQGVTKGARHKIVLSINKLKERHTQLVQIEKEVMSGGHLLSCLNELKAIILTPFPPYTPPADGPPPHPHHHPSLQPQHQQPVNTTALDSLPSTTTTTSTSAATSSTSTSSPSTSSSSSSTVVASSFPSITTAPTSSTTSSLSTSNSSSMCSLRGEEKELQKEDAPRPSPLEPDNSSTIAENDLPSQFTRVMGKVCTQLLVSVRLEDECVSAFLGLVEKCVSHEAFTPTQIRRLQSWKQQIIRVWHPLPPKTKDTRHNRRWSQQYGGDGFLGGSFRVPRVGGQRHTHLPTGLLVGGKAFPTHQTHQLFPLPPAAAAAVSLGGLMSPRNSLPGLPSLGVGGLLSPQQFLAKRPSLQETPSELRPHITLQRTRSAPSRPHQLPLSGPARTGPIPPPPPTTTPSTSLSLSTSACGDLRLPGGSSTVLEPHFSPRASYSHLGPPPSSPDPADNDITDRLESLCLSVTEHALG
- the LOC126983350 gene encoding protein Smaug homolog 2-like isoform X2 is translated as MMRHGAVCAGAGVCLAPWHSLASGVEWGMKWSSGQGMGRGLGSGRFRDQVVGLGCLWEAWTEAEQVVVVYSLIRRLPPVPARFLLNLLNHAAAHDPAHDLSTTEANANDPAWVSQLADGKDSGASDLLHHLPLLRPANTDAKMQYLSLIPKVLAQAVASAGSQQSTALENARQLLSYTLIHPAVTVEERRALTHWLRALEERLAEHRRHPPPPPPTHSTLIHTHTHTHPREGFPSATTTTTTTTTTSSSNNTNASNNNSSSGTGGHDQSHSGSLGPAKSRWSSDASVVLPPDTGQDDMGWCGSVGVSTSLVGSSTGEAPQSPNNSATSSRSSGCESNPEEACQPHPGMRDVGVWLKSLRLHKYSPLLCNLTYDELLALDEATLETQGVTKGARHKIVLSINKLKERHTQLVQIEKEVMSGGHLLSCLNELKAIILTPFPPYTPPADGPPPHPHHHPSLQPQHQQPVNTTALDSLPSTTTTTSTSAATSSTSTSSPSTSSSSSSTVVASSFPSITTAPTSSTTSSLSTSNSSSMCSLRGEEKELQKEDAPRPSPLEPDNSSTIAENDLPSQFTRVMGKVCTQLLVSVRLEDECVSAFLGLVEKCVSHEAFTPTQIRRLQSWKQQIIRVWHPLPPKTKDTRHNRRWSQQYGGDGFLGGSFRVPRVGGQRHTHLPTGLLVGGKAFPTHQTHQLFPLPPAAAAAVSLGGLMSPRNSLPGLPSLGVGGLLSPQQFLAKRPSLQETPSELRPHITLQRTRSAPSRPHQLPLSGPARTGPIPPPPPTTTPSTSLSLSTSACGDLRLPGGSSTVLEPHFSPRASYSHLGPPPSSPDPADNDITDRLESLCLSVTEHALG
- the LOC126983350 gene encoding protein Smaug homolog 2-like isoform X5 codes for the protein MQYLSLIPKVLAQAVASAGSQQSTALENARQLLSYTLIHPAVTVEERRALTHWLRALEERLAEHRRHPPPPPPTHSTLIHTHTHTHPREGFPSATTTTTTTTTTSSSNNTNASNNNSSSGTGGHDQSHSGSLGPAKSRWSSDASVVLPPDTGQTKASWSPALAPWDDMGWCGSVGVSTSLVGSSTGEAPQSPNNSATSSRSSGCESNPEEACQPHPGMRDVGVWLKSLRLHKYSPLLCNLTYDELLALDEATLETQGVTKGARHKIVLSINKLKERHTQLVQIEKEVMSGGHLLSCLNELKAIILTPFPPYTPPADGPPPHPHHHPSLQPQHQQPVNTTALDSLPSTTTTTSTSAATSSTSTSSPSTSSSSSSTVVASSFPSITTAPTSSTTSSLSTSNSSSMCSLRGEEKELQKEDAPRPSPLEPDNSSTIAENDLPSQFTRVMGKVCTQLLVSVRLEDECVSAFLGLVEKCVSHEAFTPTQIRRLQSWKQQIIRVWHPLPPKTKDTRHNRRWSQQYGGDGFLGGSFRVPRVGGQRHTHLPTGLLVGGKAFPTHQTHQLFPLPPAAAAAVSLGGLMSPRNSLPGLPSLGVGGLLSPQQFLAKRPSLQETPSELRPHITLQRTRSAPSRPHQLPLSGPARTGPIPPPPPTTTPSTSLSLSTSACGDLRLPGGSSTVLEPHFSPRASYSHLGPPPSSPDPADNDITDRLESLCLSVTEHALG
- the LOC126983350 gene encoding protein Smaug homolog 2-like isoform X3, with amino-acid sequence MGRGLGSGRFRDQVVGLGCLWEAWTEAEQVVVVYSLIRRLPPVPARFLLNLLNHAAAHDPAHDLSTTEANANDPAWVSQLADGKDSGASDLLHHLPLLRPANTDAKMQYLSLIPKVLAQAVASAGSQQSTALENARQLLSYTLIHPAVTVEERRALTHWLRALEERLAEHRRHPPPPPPTHSTLIHTHTHTHPREGFPSATTTTTTTTTTSSSNNTNASNNNSSSGTGGHDQSHSGSLGPAKSRWSSDASVVLPPDTGQTKASWSPALAPWDDMGWCGSVGVSTSLVGSSTGEAPQSPNNSATSSRSSGCESNPEEACQPHPGMRDVGVWLKSLRLHKYSPLLCNLTYDELLALDEATLETQGVTKGARHKIVLSINKLKERHTQLVQIEKEVMSGGHLLSCLNELKAIILTPFPPYTPPADGPPPHPHHHPSLQPQHQQPVNTTALDSLPSTTTTTSTSAATSSTSTSSPSTSSSSSSTVVASSFPSITTAPTSSTTSSLSTSNSSSMCSLRGEEKELQKEDAPRPSPLEPDNSSTIAENDLPSQFTRVMGKVCTQLLVSVRLEDECVSAFLGLVEKCVSHEAFTPTQIRRLQSWKQQIIRVWHPLPPKTKDTRHNRRWSQQYGGDGFLGGSFRVPRVGGQRHTHLPTGLLVGGKAFPTHQTHQLFPLPPAAAAAVSLGGLMSPRNSLPGLPSLGVGGLLSPQQFLAKRPSLQETPSELRPHITLQRTRSAPSRPHQLPLSGPARTGPIPPPPPTTTPSTSLSLSTSACGDLRLPGGSSTVLEPHFSPRASYSHLGPPPSSPDPADNDITDRLESLCLSVTEHALG
- the LOC126983350 gene encoding protein Smaug homolog 2-like isoform X4 codes for the protein MRASAWVSQLADGKDSGASDLLHHLPLLRPANTDAKMQYLSLIPKVLAQAVASAGSQQSTALENARQLLSYTLIHPAVTVEERRALTHWLRALEERLAEHRRHPPPPPPTHSTLIHTHTHTHPREGFPSATTTTTTTTTTSSSNNTNASNNNSSSGTGGHDQSHSGSLGPAKSRWSSDASVVLPPDTGQTKASWSPALAPWDDMGWCGSVGVSTSLVGSSTGEAPQSPNNSATSSRSSGCESNPEEACQPHPGMRDVGVWLKSLRLHKYSPLLCNLTYDELLALDEATLETQGVTKGARHKIVLSINKLKERHTQLVQIEKEVMSGGHLLSCLNELKAIILTPFPPYTPPADGPPPHPHHHPSLQPQHQQPVNTTALDSLPSTTTTTSTSAATSSTSTSSPSTSSSSSSTVVASSFPSITTAPTSSTTSSLSTSNSSSMCSLRGEEKELQKEDAPRPSPLEPDNSSTIAENDLPSQFTRVMGKVCTQLLVSVRLEDECVSAFLGLVEKCVSHEAFTPTQIRRLQSWKQQIIRVWHPLPPKTKDTRHNRRWSQQYGGDGFLGGSFRVPRVGGQRHTHLPTGLLVGGKAFPTHQTHQLFPLPPAAAAAVSLGGLMSPRNSLPGLPSLGVGGLLSPQQFLAKRPSLQETPSELRPHITLQRTRSAPSRPHQLPLSGPARTGPIPPPPPTTTPSTSLSLSTSACGDLRLPGGSSTVLEPHFSPRASYSHLGPPPSSPDPADNDITDRLESLCLSVTEHALG